A window of Dissulfurirhabdus thermomarina contains these coding sequences:
- the nrfD gene encoding NrfD/PsrC family molybdoenzyme membrane anchor subunit yields MSKSPASALVQSLPGRLSSPPLLLAAVCATVSAVGLAFAGHALLVGHEHTFGTTREVPWGILIASYVFFASLSTGLCIVAALGQVFKIEAFQPFVKRAVFLALAAIMTGLMSISLELENPWRVGLYSFLSPHPESNIWWKSTLYSSYMFFMLVNLVLLLQGRTRAAARFGLLGLVACLAANLNLKADMSIIGARGFWREQYMPVFFLTLAALAGCAAMMFLSWASAKLRGRELAPDEERAVGATGRLALGLLVVAGFFTAWKIHAGLSGATENPEAMDLLVKGAYAGKFWIGEVVLAVALPVVFLLAGRLKNAYALATAGLVSLVGIFFVYYDLVVVGQLVPHFHKYNVVDLPRYFSYTPSLHENMILAGAVFFFLALYLAGEELLSGGRRSG; encoded by the coding sequence ATGTCCAAGAGTCCTGCTTCGGCCCTCGTCCAGAGCCTTCCGGGACGGCTCTCTTCCCCCCCGCTGCTGCTCGCCGCGGTCTGCGCCACGGTGAGCGCGGTGGGCCTGGCCTTCGCGGGCCACGCCCTCCTCGTGGGGCATGAACACACCTTCGGGACCACCCGCGAGGTGCCCTGGGGCATCCTCATCGCCTCCTACGTCTTCTTCGCCTCGTTGTCCACGGGCCTTTGCATCGTGGCGGCCCTCGGGCAGGTCTTCAAGATCGAGGCCTTCCAGCCCTTCGTGAAGCGGGCGGTCTTCCTGGCCCTGGCGGCCATCATGACCGGCCTCATGAGCATCTCCCTGGAGCTCGAGAACCCCTGGCGCGTCGGGCTCTACAGCTTCCTCTCCCCGCACCCCGAGTCCAACATCTGGTGGAAGAGCACCCTCTACAGCTCCTACATGTTCTTCATGCTGGTGAACCTCGTGTTGCTCCTCCAGGGACGGACCCGGGCCGCGGCCCGCTTCGGGCTCCTCGGCCTCGTCGCCTGTCTCGCCGCCAACCTGAACCTCAAGGCCGACATGTCCATCATCGGGGCCCGCGGCTTCTGGCGCGAGCAGTACATGCCCGTCTTCTTCCTCACCCTGGCCGCCCTGGCCGGGTGCGCCGCCATGATGTTCCTTTCCTGGGCCTCGGCCAAGCTCCGGGGCCGGGAGCTGGCCCCGGACGAGGAGCGGGCCGTGGGGGCCACCGGCCGCCTGGCCCTCGGTCTCCTGGTGGTGGCGGGTTTCTTCACCGCGTGGAAGATCCATGCCGGCCTGTCCGGCGCCACCGAGAACCCGGAGGCCATGGACCTCCTGGTCAAGGGTGCCTATGCCGGCAAGTTCTGGATCGGCGAGGTGGTGCTGGCCGTGGCGCTGCCCGTGGTCTTCCTCCTCGCCGGCCGCCTGAAGAACGCCTACGCCCTGGCCACGGCGGGGCTCGTGAGCCTGGTGGGCATATTCTTCGTCTACTACGACCTGGTGGTGGTGGGCCAGCTGGTGCCCCACTTCCACAAGTACAACGTGGTGGATCTGCCGCGGTACTTCTCCTACACGCCGTCCCTCCACGAGAACATGATCCTCGCCGGGGCGGTGTTCTTCTTCCTGGCGCTCTACCTGGCCGGAGAGGAACTCCTCTCCGGCGGGCGCCGGTCCGGCTGA
- a CDS encoding DUF6726 family protein codes for MKRILFALLAAAAAVNLGGCVLTKVVSVPMRAAGAVISVVPVAGNTAHDVIDEAADAVDKVPI; via the coding sequence ATGAAACGCATCCTCTTCGCCCTGCTGGCCGCGGCGGCCGCCGTGAACCTCGGCGGCTGCGTGCTCACCAAGGTGGTCTCGGTGCCCATGCGCGCCGCGGGGGCGGTGATCTCAGTGGTCCCCGTGGCCGGAAACACCGCCCACGACGTGATCGACGAGGCCGCCGACGCCGTGGACAAGGTGCCCATCTAG
- a CDS encoding B12-binding domain-containing radical SAM protein, producing MKILLAYPPFSEERIRDEDVRAVPIGLYYVGARLLERGHRVRLANWHDVHRRPGEVARTLAEFRPDVLGLSLFNANRWGALAVAREAKRLDPSVRVVFGGVGATFLWRHFLAHFPEVDYVVIGEGEETMADLAAHLEAGGGAAPAAVPGLAFRGPEGPVRTAERPFIEDLDTLPDPARRFTFQHVVSSRGCPWNCRFCGSPRFWKRRVRFHSPDYFVGQIETLARKGVTYFFVSDDTFTLRKDRVIEICRRIADARLPVAWQAISRVNCVDGEVLYWMRRAGCRQISYGVESGSPRIRAFFEKRFTDDEVRRAFDLTRRFGILPRAYFIYGAPGESRKTIDASIRLMREIRPLALAAYVLDIYPGTRLYEEYKRRHRVSDDVWLSPAEDLLYFETDPALDGEKVHRLGRRLKRAFHEGLPEFAESLELEDRPELRPLHADFLSRLAMTFSHGEYARVGDIPRKAETAEVLFRRALEWHPLPAAYLGLGVLRQKARDFPGSIEVLEAGLARFPDDEQLHLCLAVSLMNTGDFAGALAHLERFPDSEAARRYLPVCRANL from the coding sequence ATGAAGATCCTGCTCGCCTATCCCCCCTTCTCCGAGGAACGCATTCGGGACGAAGACGTCCGGGCCGTCCCCATCGGGCTCTACTACGTGGGGGCCCGGCTCCTGGAGCGCGGCCACCGCGTCCGCCTCGCAAACTGGCACGACGTCCACCGCCGGCCCGGCGAGGTGGCGCGCACCCTGGCCGAGTTCCGGCCGGACGTCCTGGGTCTCTCCCTCTTCAACGCCAACCGGTGGGGGGCCTTGGCGGTGGCGCGGGAGGCCAAGCGTCTCGACCCGTCCGTCCGCGTGGTCTTCGGAGGCGTGGGCGCCACCTTTCTCTGGCGCCACTTCCTGGCGCACTTTCCCGAGGTGGACTACGTGGTGATCGGCGAGGGGGAAGAGACCATGGCCGACCTCGCCGCGCACCTCGAGGCCGGCGGCGGGGCGGCCCCGGCCGCCGTGCCGGGCCTGGCCTTCCGCGGGCCCGAGGGGCCGGTCCGCACCGCGGAGCGCCCCTTCATCGAGGACCTCGACACCCTGCCCGACCCGGCCCGCCGCTTCACCTTCCAGCACGTGGTCTCGTCCCGCGGCTGCCCCTGGAACTGCCGCTTCTGCGGGTCGCCCCGCTTCTGGAAGCGCCGCGTCCGGTTCCACTCGCCCGACTACTTCGTGGGCCAGATCGAGACCCTGGCCCGCAAGGGCGTCACGTACTTCTTCGTCTCGGACGACACCTTCACCCTGCGAAAGGACCGCGTCATCGAGATCTGCCGCCGCATCGCGGACGCCCGCCTCCCCGTGGCCTGGCAGGCCATCTCGCGGGTCAACTGCGTGGACGGGGAGGTCCTCTACTGGATGCGGCGGGCGGGCTGCCGCCAGATCAGCTACGGGGTGGAGAGCGGGTCGCCCCGGATCCGGGCCTTCTTCGAGAAGCGCTTCACCGACGACGAGGTCCGCCGCGCCTTCGACCTCACGCGGCGGTTCGGGATCCTCCCCCGGGCCTACTTCATCTACGGGGCCCCGGGCGAATCCCGGAAGACCATCGACGCCAGCATCCGCCTCATGCGGGAGATCCGGCCCCTGGCCCTGGCCGCCTACGTCCTCGACATCTATCCCGGCACCCGGCTCTACGAGGAGTACAAGCGCCGCCACCGGGTCTCGGACGACGTGTGGCTCTCGCCCGCGGAGGACCTCCTCTACTTCGAGACCGACCCCGCCCTGGACGGGGAAAAGGTGCACCGGCTCGGCCGCCGCCTCAAGCGGGCCTTCCACGAGGGCCTGCCGGAATTCGCCGAATCACTGGAACTCGAGGACCGGCCGGAACTCCGCCCTCTCCACGCCGACTTCCTCTCGCGGCTCGCCATGACCTTCAGCCACGGGGAATATGCCCGGGTGGGGGACATCCCGCGGAAGGCGGAGACGGCCGAGGTCCTCTTCCGGCGGGCGCTGGAATGGCACCCCCTCCCCGCCGCCTACCTGGGGCTCGGGGTGCTCCGGCAGAAGGCGCGGGACTTTCCCGGCTCCATCGAGGTGCTCGAGGCGGGGCTTGCCCGGTTCCCCGACGACGAGCAGCTCCACCTCTGCCTCGCCGTGAGCCTCATGAACACGGGCGACTTCGCCGGCGCCCTGGCGCACCTCGAACGCTTCCCCGACTCGGAGGCCGCCCGGCGCTACCTGCCGGTGTGCCGGGCCAATCTTTGA
- a CDS encoding P-loop NTPase — protein sequence MNDGPEKTPLSAGPRIWAVGGGKGGVGKSVITANIAIALAREGHRCVLVDADLGGANLHTLMGISGPERTLADFIARAAPTLDDVAVETAVPGLRLISGALAQPDGANLGYAQKMKIFRHLKTLRADFVLLDLGAGSAFNTLDFFLAAQEGVLVIVPSPTSIENAYHFIKAAYHRKVRTACRDPRVALALETALKATGNGRFRSPRDLVAGVAARDPEAGRLLQAEARTLAPRLIVNQVRKPREQELGHGIATACRDFFGIDVRYLGHIRNDDAVWESVQARRPTLEAFPESPFSRSVREIARRLRQAAEEAEDG from the coding sequence ATGAACGACGGACCGGAGAAGACGCCGCTTTCCGCCGGGCCCCGCATCTGGGCCGTCGGCGGCGGAAAGGGCGGCGTCGGAAAGAGCGTCATCACCGCCAACATCGCCATCGCCCTGGCGCGTGAGGGCCACCGGTGCGTCCTCGTGGACGCGGACCTCGGCGGGGCCAACCTCCACACCCTCATGGGGATCTCCGGCCCGGAGCGGACCCTGGCCGACTTCATCGCCCGCGCCGCCCCCACGCTCGACGACGTGGCCGTCGAGACCGCCGTCCCGGGGCTCCGGCTCATCAGCGGGGCCCTGGCCCAGCCCGACGGCGCCAACCTGGGCTATGCCCAGAAGATGAAGATCTTCCGCCACCTGAAGACCCTCCGGGCCGACTTCGTCCTCCTGGACCTCGGCGCCGGCAGCGCCTTCAACACCCTGGACTTCTTCCTCGCGGCCCAGGAAGGGGTGCTCGTCATCGTCCCCTCGCCCACCAGCATCGAGAACGCCTACCACTTCATCAAGGCGGCCTACCACCGGAAGGTCCGCACCGCCTGCCGCGACCCGCGGGTGGCTCTCGCCCTGGAGACGGCCCTGAAGGCCACGGGCAACGGCCGCTTCCGCTCGCCCCGGGACCTCGTGGCCGGCGTCGCGGCCCGGGACCCGGAGGCGGGGCGCCTCCTCCAGGCGGAGGCCCGGACCCTGGCCCCCCGCCTCATCGTGAACCAGGTCCGAAAGCCCCGGGAACAGGAACTCGGCCACGGCATCGCCACGGCCTGCCGGGACTTCTTCGGCATCGATGTCCGCTACCTCGGCCACATCCGGAACGACGACGCCGTCTGGGAATCGGTGCAGGCCCGCCGCCCCACCCTGGAGGCCTTCCCGGAAAGCCCCTTCTCCCGGTCCGTTCGGGAGATCGCGCGGCGGCTCAGACAGGCCGCCGAGGAGGCCGAAGATGGCTGA
- a CDS encoding HNH endonuclease, which yields MAQERSFHLPPRPPDEERLRREKQRARELRRTRWWRRKCAAGRCHYCGRFVGAAALTMDHVVPLARGGTSERHNLVPACKDCNNRKKYLLPVEWERYLASLSHADPGGETA from the coding sequence GTGGCGCAGGAGCGATCCTTCCATCTTCCCCCGCGGCCGCCGGACGAGGAGCGCCTGCGGCGGGAGAAACAGCGGGCCCGGGAGCTTCGCCGCACCCGGTGGTGGCGCCGGAAGTGCGCCGCCGGCCGCTGCCACTACTGCGGCCGGTTCGTCGGGGCGGCGGCCCTCACCATGGACCACGTGGTGCCCCTGGCCCGCGGCGGGACCAGCGAGCGCCACAACCTCGTCCCGGCCTGCAAGGACTGCAACAACCGGAAGAAATACCTCCTCCCCGTGGAGTGGGAACGGTACCTGGCGTCACTGTCCCACGCGGACCCGGGCGGGGAGACCGCCTGA
- the glmS gene encoding glutamine--fructose-6-phosphate transaminase (isomerizing): MCGIVGYVGGRRVLPVLMEGLRRLEYRGYDSAGVAWLEDGRIELVRCPGKLTGLDGLLDGRRDAASGIGLGHTRWATHGAPTEANAHPHTDCTGSVVVVHNGIIENYYSLRQDLAAEGHRFRSETDTEVLAHLVEKYLDGDLLAAVRRALADVEGAFALGVLWTGAPDRIVAARRQSPLVLGLGTDEAFLASDIPALLPFTRDVLFLDDGETAVLTREGAAVCRLDDGRPVEKAATAISWDAAMAEKGGFRHFMLKEIHEQPQAVLNTIRGRVVPETGEVRLPELGLDEAAVRALRRLSIIACGTSWHAGLVAKYWIEEWTGLPVEVELASEFRYRRPLLDGQVLAVAVSQSGETADTLAGLRMAKERGAPVVGICNVVGSTVTREAHGTLYTHAGPEIGVASTKAFTSQLAALYLLGLYLAQVRGDLDAAARREKIRALVAVPGILEGRLGAWQARCRELADRFYGCRDFLYLGRHLGFPLALEGALKLKEISYIHAEGYAAGEMKHGPIALIDREMPVTVVAPRDHVYEKVLSNMEEVRSRRGILIALGEEGDEALRQTADHVVEVPRPPDPALNPFLYAVPLQLLAYEIAVARGCDVDQPRNLAKSVTVE; the protein is encoded by the coding sequence ATGTGCGGCATCGTCGGCTACGTCGGCGGCAGACGGGTGCTCCCGGTCCTGATGGAAGGCCTGCGCCGCCTCGAGTACCGGGGCTATGACTCCGCCGGGGTCGCCTGGCTGGAGGACGGCCGGATCGAGCTGGTCCGCTGCCCCGGAAAACTCACCGGCCTCGACGGACTCCTCGACGGGCGGCGCGACGCCGCCAGCGGGATCGGCCTCGGCCACACCCGCTGGGCCACCCACGGCGCCCCCACCGAGGCCAACGCCCATCCCCACACGGACTGCACGGGTTCCGTGGTGGTGGTCCACAACGGGATCATCGAGAACTACTACAGCCTCCGGCAGGATCTCGCCGCGGAGGGCCACCGGTTCCGGTCCGAGACCGACACGGAGGTGCTGGCCCACCTGGTGGAGAAGTACCTCGACGGCGACCTCCTGGCCGCCGTGCGCCGGGCCCTGGCCGACGTGGAGGGTGCCTTCGCCCTCGGCGTCCTCTGGACCGGGGCGCCGGACCGGATCGTGGCGGCGCGCAGGCAGAGCCCCCTCGTCCTGGGCCTCGGGACGGACGAGGCCTTCCTCGCCTCGGACATCCCGGCGCTGCTCCCCTTCACCCGCGACGTCCTCTTCCTCGACGACGGCGAGACCGCCGTCCTCACCCGGGAGGGGGCGGCCGTCTGCCGCCTGGACGACGGGCGGCCGGTGGAGAAGGCCGCCACCGCCATCTCCTGGGACGCCGCCATGGCGGAGAAGGGCGGCTTCCGCCACTTCATGCTGAAGGAGATCCACGAGCAGCCCCAGGCGGTGCTGAACACCATCCGCGGTCGGGTCGTCCCCGAGACCGGGGAGGTGCGGCTGCCCGAGCTCGGGCTCGACGAGGCGGCCGTCCGCGCCCTCCGCCGCCTCTCCATCATCGCCTGCGGCACCTCCTGGCACGCGGGGCTGGTGGCCAAGTACTGGATCGAGGAGTGGACCGGCCTCCCCGTGGAGGTGGAACTCGCCTCGGAGTTCCGGTACCGGCGCCCCCTCCTGGACGGGCAGGTCCTCGCCGTGGCCGTCTCCCAGTCCGGGGAGACCGCCGACACCCTGGCGGGCCTGCGCATGGCCAAGGAGCGCGGGGCGCCCGTGGTGGGCATCTGCAACGTGGTGGGGAGCACCGTCACCCGGGAGGCCCACGGCACCCTCTACACCCACGCCGGGCCGGAGATCGGGGTGGCCTCCACCAAGGCCTTCACCAGCCAGCTGGCCGCCCTCTACCTCCTCGGCCTCTACCTCGCCCAGGTCCGCGGCGACCTGGATGCGGCGGCCCGGCGGGAGAAGATCCGCGCCCTGGTGGCCGTCCCCGGGATCCTCGAGGGACGGCTCGGGGCCTGGCAGGCCCGGTGCCGGGAGCTGGCCGACCGCTTCTACGGCTGCCGGGACTTCCTCTACCTCGGCCGCCACCTCGGCTTTCCCCTCGCCCTCGAGGGGGCCCTGAAGCTCAAGGAGATCTCCTACATCCACGCCGAGGGCTACGCCGCGGGCGAGATGAAGCACGGTCCCATCGCCCTCATCGACCGCGAGATGCCGGTGACCGTCGTGGCCCCCCGGGACCACGTCTACGAAAAGGTCCTGAGCAACATGGAGGAGGTCCGGTCCCGCCGCGGCATCCTCATCGCCCTGGGGGAAGAAGGCGACGAGGCCCTCCGCCAGACGGCCGACCACGTGGTGGAGGTGCCCCGGCCGCCGGACCCGGCCCTGAATCCCTTCCTCTACGCCGTGCCCCTCCAGCTCCTCGCCTACGAGATCGCCGTGGCCCGGGGCTGCGACGTGGACCAGCCCCGCAACCTCGCCAAGAGCGTCACGGTGGAATAG
- the hflX gene encoding GTPase HflX, producing MGLLVDRAGFVRRVLVGDHTSILIPDLSAWRRGGGGLRGLRCLHTHLGPGRGLDTEDLTDLALLRLDAMAAVEVGETGHAGAVHFAALLPPNPDGRQWDVQTYPHPAAVDLPFDAFVRELEGEIRRIQGARDVEGQEERAILVHAGGGPRHEAERSLAELAELARSANVRVVKTVWQRVTRYHPAHLIGRGKLREVLMEGLYLGATLVVFDQDLTPVQANNIARMMDLKVIDRTQLILDIFARRARSREGKIQVELAQLRYLLPRLVGRGTAMSRLMGGIGGRGPGETQLEVDRRRVKQRIAGLERELRALRKGRRERRKHRARRGLPVVSIIGYTNAGKSTLLNRLTGSDVLAEDRLFATLDPTSRRLSSPEGTTVLLADTVGFIRHMPRDLRVAFRATLEELADAALFLHVVDAASPYRAEEIAAVERILDEMGLQDVPRLLVCNKVDLLDPGRINGPCRGAVLVSALEGRGLDELRTRLFAALRAARPAA from the coding sequence GTGGGGCTCCTCGTGGACCGGGCGGGGTTCGTCCGCCGGGTCCTCGTCGGTGACCATACGAGCATCCTGATCCCCGACCTCTCCGCCTGGCGCCGGGGCGGCGGGGGGTTGCGGGGCCTGCGCTGCCTCCACACCCACCTCGGCCCCGGCCGCGGGCTCGACACCGAGGACCTCACCGACCTCGCCCTCCTCCGCCTGGACGCCATGGCGGCCGTGGAGGTGGGCGAGACGGGCCACGCCGGCGCGGTCCACTTCGCCGCCCTCCTGCCGCCGAATCCCGACGGGCGGCAGTGGGACGTCCAGACCTACCCGCACCCCGCCGCGGTGGACCTCCCCTTCGACGCCTTCGTCCGGGAGTTGGAGGGGGAGATCCGTCGGATCCAGGGCGCCCGGGACGTGGAGGGGCAGGAGGAGCGGGCCATCCTGGTCCATGCCGGCGGCGGGCCGCGCCACGAGGCCGAGCGGAGCCTGGCCGAGCTGGCGGAGCTGGCCCGGTCGGCCAACGTCCGCGTGGTAAAGACGGTCTGGCAGCGGGTGACACGGTACCACCCGGCCCACCTCATCGGGCGGGGCAAGCTCCGCGAGGTCCTCATGGAGGGCCTCTACCTCGGGGCCACCCTGGTGGTCTTCGACCAGGACCTCACCCCGGTCCAGGCGAACAACATCGCCCGGATGATGGACCTCAAGGTCATCGACCGGACCCAGCTCATCCTCGACATCTTCGCCCGCCGGGCCCGGAGCCGCGAGGGGAAGATCCAGGTGGAGCTGGCCCAGCTCCGCTACCTCCTGCCCCGCCTCGTCGGCCGGGGGACGGCCATGTCGCGCCTCATGGGCGGCATCGGGGGACGTGGCCCGGGCGAGACCCAGCTCGAGGTGGACCGCCGGCGGGTGAAGCAGCGGATCGCCGGCCTGGAGCGGGAACTCCGGGCGCTCCGCAAGGGCCGGCGCGAGCGGCGGAAGCACCGGGCCCGCCGCGGCCTCCCGGTGGTCTCCATCATCGGCTACACCAACGCCGGCAAATCCACCCTCCTGAACCGGCTCACCGGGAGCGACGTGCTCGCCGAGGACCGGCTCTTCGCCACCCTCGACCCCACCAGCCGCCGTCTCTCCTCACCGGAGGGGACGACGGTCCTCCTGGCCGACACCGTGGGCTTCATCCGGCACATGCCCCGGGACCTCCGGGTGGCCTTCCGGGCGACCCTCGAGGAGCTGGCCGACGCCGCGCTGTTCCTGCACGTGGTGGACGCCGCCAGCCCCTACCGGGCCGAGGAGATCGCCGCCGTGGAGCGCATCCTCGACGAGATGGGCCTCCAAGACGTCCCCCGGCTCCTCGTCTGCAACAAGGTCGATCTCCTCGACCCGGGCCGGATCAACGGGCCCTGCCGGGGGGCCGTCCTTGTCTCGGCCCTCGAGGGGCGGGGCCTGGACGAGCTGCGGACCCGGCTCTTCGCGGCCCTCCGGGCCGCGCGGCCGGCGGCCTGA
- a CDS encoding helix-turn-helix domain-containing protein codes for MADVDLAAARELLRVAAEAGPEEITRAYHRMRSLYAEDSLATYSLLDAEARAAMLDRIEAAYHRLLEACEAPVALPAGRDGPPEPPREPAPDPAAEPGAFLRWHRRKKGLSLAALAKITKVGTTHLANIEAENFAELPVRVYLRGFLIAYGQAVGVPDPEAAAAHFLAKGRRSQEAPAG; via the coding sequence ATGGCTGACGTCGACCTCGCGGCCGCGCGGGAACTCCTGCGGGTGGCGGCCGAGGCCGGCCCGGAGGAGATCACCCGGGCCTACCACCGGATGCGGTCCCTCTACGCCGAGGATTCCCTGGCCACCTATTCCCTCTTGGACGCGGAGGCCCGGGCGGCCATGCTGGATCGGATCGAGGCGGCCTACCACCGGCTCCTCGAGGCCTGCGAGGCCCCTGTCGCCCTCCCGGCCGGCCGGGACGGCCCCCCCGAGCCGCCCCGGGAGCCGGCCCCGGACCCCGCAGCCGAGCCCGGCGCCTTCCTCCGGTGGCACCGGCGGAAGAAGGGACTCAGCCTCGCGGCCCTGGCCAAGATCACCAAGGTGGGCACCACCCACCTGGCGAACATCGAGGCCGAGAACTTCGCCGAGCTCCCGGTCCGCGTCTACCTGCGCGGCTTTCTCATCGCCTACGGCCAGGCCGTCGGGGTGCCCGACCCGGAGGCGGCGGCGGCCCACTTCCTGGCCAAGGGCCGGCGGAGCCAGGAGGCCCCGGCCGGCTGA
- a CDS encoding ParA family protein has protein sequence MTTPTASAKILCVANQKGGVAKTTTAVSLGAGLALLGKAVLLVDCDSQANATSGVGLDPAALDRHLYHVLEGSAAPEEAIRPTEVQGLDILPANVDLVGIEMELAGRPGRETVLREALRPILGYEIVILDTPPSLGLLTVNALAAAHSVFIPLQCEYYALEGLSQLVNTIRLVKHNFNPRLYIEGILLTMFDARTRLTTQVNDEVRAHFRELVYETTIPRNVRLSESPSHGKPIFLYDPASRGAQSYLAAAREFLDRQRRPR, from the coding sequence ATGACAACCCCCACTGCCTCTGCCAAGATCCTCTGCGTCGCCAACCAGAAGGGCGGCGTGGCCAAGACCACCACCGCGGTGAGCCTCGGGGCGGGCCTCGCCCTGCTGGGCAAGGCCGTGCTCCTGGTGGACTGCGACTCGCAGGCCAACGCCACCAGCGGCGTGGGCCTGGACCCCGCCGCCCTCGATCGCCACCTCTACCACGTCCTGGAGGGCTCGGCCGCGCCCGAGGAGGCCATCCGCCCGACCGAGGTCCAGGGGCTCGACATCCTCCCCGCCAACGTGGACCTCGTGGGCATCGAGATGGAACTGGCCGGTCGCCCCGGCCGCGAGACCGTTCTCCGGGAGGCCCTGCGGCCCATCCTCGGCTACGAGATCGTCATCCTCGACACGCCGCCGTCGCTCGGCCTTCTCACCGTCAACGCCCTGGCCGCGGCCCATTCCGTCTTCATCCCCCTCCAGTGCGAATACTACGCCCTCGAGGGGCTCAGCCAGCTGGTCAACACCATCCGCCTGGTGAAGCACAACTTCAACCCCCGCCTCTACATCGAGGGCATCCTGCTCACCATGTTCGACGCCCGGACGCGGCTCACCACCCAGGTCAACGACGAGGTCCGCGCCCACTTCCGGGAACTCGTCTACGAGACCACCATCCCCCGGAACGTCCGCCTGAGCGAGAGTCCGAGCCACGGGAAACCCATCTTCCTCTACGACCCGGCCTCCCGCGGCGCCCAGAGCTACCTCGCCGCGGCCCGGGAATTCCTCGACCGCCAGAGGAGGCCGCGATGA
- a CDS encoding ParB/RepB/Spo0J family partition protein encodes MKPKKGLGKGLSALLPTTDVFDSEGPGFFQCPVEKIHPNPEQPRRQMDRAALEGLAASIREKGVIQPLVVREAGGGYELIAGERRWRAAQLAGLKTVPVVIKDISPGEVLELALIENIQREDLNPLEEAMAYQRLVEEFGLTQAQVAQRVGKERSTVANSLRLLRLPAPIREDLAEGRLTMGHARALLTLEDDAARLALRDEILAKGLSVRETEARARRPAAGARRAAAPRRDDPDLRRLADELTRLLGHRVRVVHRGDGGRIEIHYRSLDEFDRILHRLRDTGPR; translated from the coding sequence ATGAAGCCAAAGAAGGGTCTCGGCAAGGGGCTCAGCGCCCTCCTGCCCACCACCGACGTCTTCGACTCCGAGGGACCGGGCTTCTTCCAGTGCCCCGTGGAAAAGATCCACCCCAACCCCGAGCAGCCGCGGCGGCAGATGGACCGGGCGGCCCTGGAGGGCCTGGCCGCCTCCATCCGGGAAAAGGGGGTCATCCAGCCCCTGGTGGTCCGGGAGGCGGGCGGCGGCTACGAGCTCATCGCCGGGGAGCGGCGCTGGCGGGCCGCCCAGCTGGCGGGGCTCAAGACCGTGCCCGTGGTCATCAAGGACATCAGCCCCGGCGAGGTGCTCGAACTCGCCCTCATCGAGAACATCCAGCGCGAGGACCTGAACCCCCTGGAAGAGGCCATGGCCTACCAGCGCCTCGTGGAGGAATTCGGCCTCACCCAGGCCCAGGTGGCGCAGCGGGTGGGCAAGGAACGCTCCACCGTGGCCAACTCGCTCCGCCTGCTCCGGCTGCCCGCGCCCATCCGCGAGGACCTCGCCGAGGGGCGCCTCACCATGGGCCATGCCCGGGCGCTGCTCACCCTCGAAGACGACGCCGCCCGCCTGGCCCTCCGCGACGAGATCCTCGCCAAGGGCCTCTCCGTCCGCGAGACCGAGGCCCGGGCCCGGCGGCCCGCCGCCGGCGCCCGCCGGGCGGCGGCGCCGAGGCGGGACGACCCCGACCTCCGCCGCCTCGCCGACGAGCTGACGCGGCTCCTCGGCCACCGGGTCCGGGTGGTCCACCGCGGAGACGGCGGCCGCATCGAGATCCACTACCGCTCCCTGGACGAGTTCGACCGGATCCTCCACCGCCTCCGGGACACCGGGCCGCGCTGA